A window of Candidatus Gastranaerophilales bacterium contains these coding sequences:
- a CDS encoding class A beta-lactamase-related serine hydrolase codes for MPRPVYTQRASYTNVYTPKRKTITPVVKPVKFNKQKQQRKVNPIQTFVLIAFATFMFMFVFPFTYYNFTRHFLFGPQNQAINVDYQKLYLPTTNYLYNDTFLNVNLLKGAELKKPAMQTFYEAGEMQVLKAKLQALMKLYPNVHPSVFVWDFETGKYVDIGANETYPAASIIKIPVLLELFRSVEQGQVDLTDNMILTEYYRSGGSGSLQFARHGNVYDLDSLARVMIQDSDNTATNMIMSQLGGKIDINRAIREWGLSHTHVANWLPDLEGGNYTSAKDIGLMLYNIDNSSFLSLKSREHIVDYMSHVKNNRLLQAGLPSDAILMHKTGDIGKMLGDAGIVWTPQGRKYIVVILAKRPYNHPNGKDFIVKASSLIYSSINSANF; via the coding sequence TTGCCAAGACCTGTTTATACACAAAGAGCTAGTTATACGAATGTATATACGCCAAAAAGGAAGACTATAACTCCTGTTGTAAAACCTGTTAAGTTCAATAAACAGAAGCAGCAGCGGAAAGTTAATCCTATTCAAACGTTTGTTTTGATAGCGTTTGCTACTTTTATGTTTATGTTTGTTTTCCCTTTTACTTATTATAATTTTACAAGACATTTTCTATTCGGACCTCAAAATCAGGCTATAAATGTTGATTATCAAAAGCTTTATTTGCCTACCACCAATTATTTATATAATGATACTTTTTTGAATGTTAATTTGTTAAAGGGTGCAGAGCTCAAAAAACCTGCGATGCAGACTTTTTACGAAGCAGGCGAGATGCAGGTTTTAAAAGCTAAATTGCAAGCCTTGATGAAATTGTACCCAAATGTTCACCCGTCGGTTTTTGTTTGGGATTTTGAAACAGGTAAATATGTAGATATTGGTGCCAATGAAACTTATCCTGCGGCGAGTATTATAAAAATCCCTGTTTTGCTTGAATTGTTCCGTTCTGTTGAACAAGGACAAGTCGATTTGACTGACAATATGATTCTTACAGAGTATTACCGCTCAGGTGGCTCAGGTTCTTTGCAATTTGCCAGACATGGAAATGTCTATGATTTGGATTCTCTCGCCAGAGTTATGATTCAAGATTCTGATAATACTGCGACAAATATGATTATGTCACAGTTAGGAGGAAAAATTGATATTAACAGGGCTATACGGGAGTGGGGCTTGAGCCATACGCATGTTGCAAATTGGCTTCCTGATTTAGAAGGTGGAAATTATACTTCTGCAAAAGATATCGGCCTAATGCTTTATAATATCGACAATTCTTCTTTCTTGTCGCTCAAGTCAAGAGAGCATATTGTTGATTATATGAGCCATGTTAAGAATAACAGATTGTTACAAGCCGGATTGCCCTCAGATGCCATTTTGATGCATAAGACAGGTGATATCGGTAAAATGCTTGGTGATGCAGGTATTGTTTGGACACCTCAAGGTAGAAAATATATTGTCGTAATCTTGGCAAAGAGACCTTACAATCATCCAAATGGCAAAGATTTTATAGTTAAAGCTTCTTCTTTGATATATTCAAGCATTAATTCAGCAAATTTTTAG
- a CDS encoding cation:dicarboxylase symporter family transporter: MKSSKLTLLIFIGLVLGTLVGWLTPSLGLKMQPLATVFLNMIKMIIAPLLFAVLVTGIAGHGNVKSLGRLGLKTIVYFEVVTTVALVLGLTVGHIFQPGVGFDHNISNHLMDTASSLVAVNAKMSLSDTFIHIFPTSIVQAMAEGNLLQIVVFAVFFALAICAVGQKAKPVLDFLTSVSDIMFKFTEFVMFFAPIGVFGAIAHTIAQNGIGIMVNYAKIIFALYFALILFVGIVLFAACKIVKISFRALIKAIREPALITFSTATSEAALPKAMRIMEDFGVPKNIVGFVMPTGYTFNLDGTTLYLALAVLFSTQIVGINLSLEQQIILMIALMLTSKGVAGVPRAGLVVLAGTLHSFGYPLIGVAILLGIDQLLDMGRTTVNLIGNCVATVVIARWENEFNYSKMKDFVNGMSENKLVKDIPSSIYPNNIPIEEHSDVGYMDFK; encoded by the coding sequence TTGAAAAGTTCGAAACTAACACTGTTAATATTCATCGGTTTGGTGCTGGGAACCTTGGTTGGGTGGCTTACACCTTCATTGGGGCTAAAGATGCAACCGTTGGCAACAGTCTTTTTGAATATGATAAAAATGATTATTGCTCCATTGCTATTTGCCGTGTTGGTAACAGGGATTGCCGGACATGGTAATGTTAAATCATTAGGACGCCTAGGGCTAAAGACTATTGTCTATTTTGAGGTTGTTACAACTGTGGCTTTAGTGTTGGGGCTTACTGTGGGACATATTTTTCAACCCGGGGTTGGGTTTGACCACAATATTTCTAATCACCTTATGGATACAGCGTCTTCGTTGGTTGCTGTTAACGCAAAAATGTCTTTATCTGATACTTTTATTCATATTTTTCCGACGAGTATTGTTCAGGCTATGGCTGAGGGGAATTTGCTTCAAATTGTTGTATTTGCGGTGTTTTTTGCTTTAGCGATTTGTGCTGTAGGACAAAAGGCTAAACCGGTTTTGGATTTTTTGACATCAGTTTCCGATATAATGTTCAAGTTTACTGAATTTGTTATGTTCTTTGCACCAATAGGTGTTTTTGGTGCTATCGCCCATACGATTGCCCAAAACGGAATCGGTATCATGGTAAATTATGCAAAAATAATCTTTGCCTTGTATTTTGCTTTGATTTTATTTGTGGGAATCGTTTTGTTTGCAGCTTGTAAAATTGTTAAGATTTCATTCAGAGCCTTGATTAAAGCAATTAGGGAGCCTGCTTTGATTACATTTTCTACAGCAACGTCTGAGGCTGCATTGCCAAAGGCTATGAGGATAATGGAAGATTTCGGTGTTCCTAAAAATATTGTCGGATTCGTTATGCCTACAGGATATACGTTTAATCTTGACGGAACCACTTTATACTTAGCTTTAGCGGTTTTGTTTTCAACTCAAATTGTCGGTATAAATTTGTCACTTGAACAACAAATTATTTTGATGATAGCATTGATGCTTACAAGTAAAGGTGTAGCAGGAGTGCCTAGAGCGGGATTGGTCGTTTTGGCAGGTACGTTGCACAGTTTTGGGTATCCGTTGATTGGTGTTGCGATATTGCTTGGGATTGACCAGTTGCTTGATATGGGTAGAACTACAGTTAATTTAATCGGAAATTGCGTTGCAACTGTTGTTATTGCTCGATGGGAAAATGAATTTAATTATTCTAAAATGAAAGATTTTGTCAACGGAATGTCAGAAAATAAATTAGTTAAGGATATTCCTTCTTCAATTTATCCTAATAATATTCCAATTGAAGAACATTCAGATGTTGGCTATATGGATTTTAAATAA